From one Pempheris klunzingeri isolate RE-2024b chromosome 5, fPemKlu1.hap1, whole genome shotgun sequence genomic stretch:
- the LOC139201044 gene encoding probable polypeptide N-acetylgalactosaminyltransferase 8 — protein MKPYLRRAGIIGAFSLLIYIMIYMTVSWQTGESFPEGPTDQEFVRRKLDRIEQTLNRLAKLIDASGQKTSINELFPNAAKEKEKISVPKLYPKSILFATWGDGLSEEEQKNAEALFQIYGYNVFLSDQLPLDRKLPDMRDSRCLMRNYPRDLPNISVILIYINEALSIIKRAIRSIITHTPKHLLKEIILVDDCSTYNDLGKTLEDYIGQIHKERPGLIKKVRHVKQMGLSQSRISGYEHATADVVAILDAHIEATEGWAEPLLARIKADRTVVVSPVFDKVYFDDLHVERYNPSSHGFDWALWCMYESFSPAWLKMKDDSQPGKSPSVMGIFAADRSFLGEIGGLDGGMTVYGGENVELGIRVWLCGGSVEVVPCSRIAHIERAHKPYALDLNPAMRRNALRVADIWLDDYKNNVLIAWNLPLKNHGIDIGDVSKRKKLRETLKCKPFKWYLENVYPSLETWDNLLGYGTLQNALLRSYCVDQGDVPGSIPILYECHFQQPQHCYYNTNSEIIIGGLKSHKHNGNRCLVDPGSGSIPTLQECQLAELNQLNMHWDFKQGQAIRNKATNRCLEITQGENFYYELIIQRCSGQSWRIEHLITRF, from the exons ATGAAGCCGTACCTGCGAAGAGCTGGTATAATTGGAGCCTTTTCACTGTTAATATACATCATGATCTACATGACTGTGAGTTGGCAGACAGGCGAATCTTTTCCAGAAGGACCCACAGATCAAGAGTTTGTGAGGAGGAAGCTGGACAGGATTGAGCAGACCCTAAACAGGCTGG CAAAGCTGATAGATGCATCTGGTCAAAAGACATCCATCAATGAACTTTTTCCAAATGCGgccaaagaaaaagagaagatttCTGTGCCAAAGTTATATCCAAAGTCCATCCTGTTTGCCACGTGGGGCGATGGCCTGTCAGAGGAGGAACAGAAGAACGCTGAGGCTCTGTTTCAGATTTATGGATACAATGTTTTCCTGAGTGACCAGTTGCCACTGGACAGGAAGCTTCCCGACATGAGAGACAGCAG ATGTCTGATGAGGAATTATCCCAGGGACCTGCCAAACATCAGCGTGATACTGATCTACATAAACGAGGCGCTATCCATCATTAAAAGGGCGATAAGAAgtatcatcacacacactccaaagcACCTGCTGAAGGAAATCATTCTGGTGGACGACTGCAGCACTTACA ATGACCTTGGAAAAACATTAGAAGACTACATAGGTCAGATTCACAAAGAGAGGCCAGGACTCATAAAGAAAGTGCGACATGTGAAACAAATGGGCTTGTCCCAGTCCCGGATCTCAGGCTATGAGCATGCCACAGCTGATGTGGTGGCCATTTTGGACGCCCATATTGAAGCCACAGAGGGATG GGCAGAACCTTTGCTGGCCAGGATCAAAGCCGACCGGACGGTGGTGGTGTCCCCTGTGTTTGATAAGGTCTATTTTGATGACCTGCATGTGGAAAGATACAACCCCTCCTCTCATGGCTTTGACTGGGCTTTGTGGTGCATGTACGAGTCCTTTAGCCCAGCGTGGTTGAAGATGAAGGATGATTCGCAGCCTGGGAA GAGTCCCTCTGTGATGGGAATCTTTGCAGCAGACAGAAGCTTCCTTGGAGAAATCGGTGGGCTTGATGGTGGGATGACGGTTTACGGAGGGGAAAATGTTGAACTGGGGATTCGT GTGTGGCTGTGTGGAGGGAGTGTAGAGGTCGTGCCTTGCTCCAGGATAGCTCACATTGAGAGGGCACATAAGCCCTATGCACTTGACCTGAACCCTGCCATGAGGAGAAATGCGTTGAGGGTTGCAGATATCTGGTTGGATGATTACAAGAACAACGTGCTCATAGCATGGAACCTCCCGCTTAAG AATCATGGAATCGATATTGGCGACGTGTCCAAGAGGAAAAAGCTCAGAGAAACGCTGAAATGCAAACCCTTCAAGTGGTACCTGGAGAATGTTTATCCAAGTCTGGAAACATGGGATAACCTCTTGGGATATGGTACG CTGCAGAACGCCCTTCTTAGGAGCTACTGTGTGGACCAGGGAGACGTTCCAGGAAGCATCCCCATCCTGTACGAATGCCACTTTCAGCAGCCACAG CATTGCTACtacaacacaaacagtgaaaTCATCATTGGGGGGCTAAAATCTCACAAACATAATGGTAACCGCTGCCTGGTTGATCCGGGCTCTGGTAGCATTCCCACTCTGCAGGAGTGCCAGCTGGCAGAACTAAACCAGCTGAACATGCACTGGGACTTCAAACAG GGCCAAGCGAtcagaaacaaagcaacaaacaGATGTCTTGAGATCACTCAGGGAGAAAACTTTTACTATGAGCTCATCATTCAGCGGTGCAGTGGACAGAGCTGGAGGATCGAGCATCTCATCACACGTTTTTAG
- the LOC139201045 gene encoding NADH dehydrogenase [ubiquinone] 1 alpha subcomplex subunit 9, mitochondrial-like, translating into MLSAACVTTVQQRKLHHAVIPKGKGGRSSSSGIAATVFGATGFLGRYVVNRLGRIGSQVVIPHRCDQYDLMYLRPMGDLGQILFMEWDARNKDSIKRALEHSNVVINLVGREWETRNYHFEDVFVSIPRQIAKATREAGITKFVHMSHLNADIRSPSKYLRNKAVGETAVRDEFPDAIIMKPSEIFGREDRFFNYYANMRWFGNSTPLIAMGKKSVKQPVYVVDVAKAIINAVKDPDANGKTYALVGPNRYLLHDLVEYIYAVAHRPFVPYPLPSPLYHLAAKIFSITPFEPWTTPDKIERFHATDMKYPGLPGLEDLGITPATVEQRAIEILRRHRRFRFLEADLDEAKPAKTVNY; encoded by the exons atGCTGTCAGCTGCCTGTGTCACCACAGTCCAGCAGAGGAAGCTGCACCATGCCGTCATCCCCAAAGGGAAAGGAGGACGCTCCTCATCCAGTGGAATAGCGGCAACGGTGTTTGGTGCCACGGGTTTTCTGGGTCGATATGTGGTCAACAGGCTGG GTCGGATTGGCTCTCAGGTTGTAATCCCCCACCGCTGTGATCAGTATGACCTCATGTACTTGAGGCCCATGGGCGATCTTGGACAAATTCTTTTCATG GAGTGGGATGCCAGGAACAAAGACTCCATCAAACGGGCTTTGGAGCACTCGAATGTTGTCATCAATCTAGTGGGCAGAGAGTGGGAGACGAG GAACTATCACTTCGAGGATGTCTTTGTGAGCATCCCTCGGCAGATTGCCAAGGCAACCAGGGAGGCCGGCATCACAAAGTTCGTCCACATGTCTCACCTCAACGCTGACATACGCAGCCCGTCCAAATACCTGAGGAACAAG GCTGTAGGAGAGACAGCAGTGAGAGACGAGTTTCCTGACGCCATCATTATGAAGCCCTCCGAGATCTTTGGCAGAGAGGACAGATTCTTCAACTATTACGCAA ACATGCGCTGGTTTGGCAATTCTACTCCACTCATCGCCATGGGGAAGAAGTCTGTGAAGCAGCCTGTTTAT GTGGTGGATGTGGCCAAGGCCATTATCAATGCTGTCAAAGATCCTGACGCTAATGGAAAGACATATGCATTAGTTGG TCCCAACCGTTACCTCCTTCATGACCTGGTGGAGTACATCTACGCGGTGGCTCACAGGCCTTTTGTGCCCTACCCCCTCCCCAGCCCACTCTATCA cctTGCCGCTAAGATTTTCTCAATAACCCCATTTGAGCCGTGGACAACCCCAGACAAAATTGAAAGG TTCCACGCAACAGACATGAAGTACCCAGGACTTCCTGGTCTGGAGGATCTTGGCATCACTCCAGCCACTGTAGAGCAAAGGGCTATTGAGATTCTGCGTCGCCACCGCCGATTCAGATTCCTGGAGGCTGACTTGGACGAGGCGAAGCCAGCGAAGACTGTCAATTATTAA
- the LOC139201078 gene encoding NADH dehydrogenase [ubiquinone] 1 alpha subcomplex subunit 9, mitochondrial-like, translating into MATVALVSRPASVLPKISSSCSPAVLSAACVTTVQQRKLHHAVIPKGKGGRSSSSGIAATVFGATGFLGRYVVNRLGRIGSQVVIPHRCDQYDLMYLRPMGDLGQILFMEWDARNKDSIKRALEHSNVVINLVGREWETRNYHFEDVFVSIPRQIAKATREAGITKFVHMSHLNADIRSPSKYLRNKAVGETAVRDEFPDAIIMKPSEIFGREDRFFNYYANMRWFGNSTPLIAMGKKSVKQPVYVVDVAKAIINAVKDPDANGKTYALVGPNRYLLHDLVEYIYAVAHRPFVPYPLPSPLYHLAAKIFSITPFEPWTTPDKIERFHATDMKYPGLPGLEDLGITPATVEQRAIEILRRHRRFRFLEADLDEAKPAKTVNY; encoded by the exons ATGGCGACCGTGGCGCTTGTTAGCCGTCCTGCGAGTGTCCTTCCTAAGATTTCAA GTAGCTGCTCCCCTGCTGTGCTGTCAGCTGCCTGCGTCACCACAGTCCAGCAGAGGAAGCTGCACCATGCCGTCATCCCCAAAGGGAAAGGAGGACGCTCCTCATCCAGTGGAATAGCGGCAACGGTGTTTGGTGCCACGGGTTTTCTGGGTCGATATGTGGTCAACAGGCTGG GTCGGATTGGCTCTCAGGTTGTAATCCCCCACCGCTGTGATCAGTATGACCTCATGTACTTGAGGCCCATGGGCGATCTTGGACAAATTCTTTTCATG GAGTGGGATGCCAGGAACAAAGACTCCATCAAACGGGCTTTGGAGCACTCGAATGTTGTCATCAATCTAGTGGGCAGAGAGTGGGAGACGAG GAACTATCACTTCGAGGATGTCTTTGTGAGCATCCCTCGGCAGATTGCCAAGGCAACCAGGGAGGCCGGCATCACAAAGTTCGTCCACATGTCTCACCTCAACGCTGACATACGCAGCCCGTCCAAATACCTGAGGAACAAG GCTGTAGGAGAGACAGCAGTGAGAGACGAGTTTCCTGACGCCATCATTATGAAGCCCTCCGAGATCTTTGGCAGAGAGGACAGATTCTTCAACTATTACGCAA ACATGCGCTGGTTTGGCAATTCTACTCCACTCATCGCCATGGGGAAGAAGTCTGTGAAGCAGCCTGTTTAT GTGGTGGATGTGGCCAAGGCCATTATCAATGCTGTCAAAGATCCTGACGCTAATGGAAAGACATATGCATTAGTTGG TCCCAACCGTTACCTCCTTCATGACCTGGTGGAGTACATCTACGCGGTGGCTCACAGGCCTTTTGTGCCCTACCCCCTCCCCAGCCCACTCTATCA cctTGCCGCTAAGATTTTCTCAATAACCCCATTTGAGCCGTGGACAACCCCAGACAAAATTGAAAGG TTCCACGCAACAGACATGAAGTACCCAGGACTTCCTGGTCTGGAGGATCTTGGCATCACTCCAGCCACTGTAGAGCAAAGGGCTATTGAGATTCTGCGTCGCCACCGCCGATTCAGATTCCTGGAGGCTGACTTGGACGAGGCGAAGCCAGCGAAGACTGTCAATTATTAA
- the dyrk4 gene encoding dual specificity tyrosine-phosphorylation-regulated kinase 4, with protein sequence MLPEINNKTSRPEAFPHPHRLPSEGNRLGTNRPCSQKFGTGVGSLPQLEPPVVQVVVSNAKNQHQQSDNILPQIANKGGQNNYQTHPDERPKPVQQFSMRFGAAMDKVTASRNSKILSNKLEKEKSYEGQRLPMSPLEALKNFQERLTEFEQEEIMDYSEIWFMGLGSQKIEGSQGTPQNSGYDDEHGSYIRVLHDHIAYRFEVLEVIGKGSFGQVLKCLDHKNNELVAIKMIRNKKRFHHQALVELKILDVIKRKDKDNLHNVIHMKEYFYFRNHLCISFELLGVNLYELIKKNNFQGFSLALIRRFTHALLRCLQMLHREKIIHCDLKPENILLSQRGPGNIKVVDFGSSCYEQQRVYTYIQSRFYRSPEVILGHPYSMAIDMWSLGCILAELYTGYPLFPGESEVEQIACIMEVLGMPPNDFVQSASRRRLFFDSKGNPRNITNSKGKKRRPNSKELSDALKSNDALFLDFIKRCLTWDPTKRMTPDEGLQHDWILEGNFNKVRPRARTTVKKTSDSSTSTENSSDHGLRKQANSKPMERVSSESVNADKLQRDSSSTGTKMAPAERLRPIGASAEEEVCENGGKLSTDTKQQEGGGERPVHIIIKPQGEVGTERNDSQEKCLPPII encoded by the exons ATGTTGCCTGAAATAAATAACAAG ACGTCACGACCGGAGGCCTTCCCTCACCCTCACAGACTCCCATCAGAAGGCAACCGCCTGGGGACAAACCGACCCTGCTCACAG AAGTTTGGCACTGGTGTCGGGTCCTTGCCTCAGCTTGAGCCACCGGTGGTCCAGGTGGTGGTCAGCAATGCCAAAAACCAGCACCAGCAGTCGGACAACATCCTGCCCCAGATTGCCAACAAAGGGGGCCAAAACAACTACCAGACTCATCCG GATGAGAGGCCGAAGCCCGTCCAGCAGTTCAGCATGCGCTTCGGTGCAGCAATGGATAAAGTGACAGCCTCTCGCAACAGCAAGATTTTAAGCAACaagctggagaaagagaagTCATATGAGGGACAAAGGTTACCCATGTCCCCCCTAG AGGCACTGAAGAACTTCCAGGAGCGGCTGACGGAGTTTGAGCAGGAGGAAATCATGGACTACTCAGAGATCTGGTTCATGGGTCTGGGCTCTCAGAAGATCGAGGGTTCCCAAGGCACTCCGCAGAACTCTGGATATGACGACGAGCATGGAAGCTATATCAGG GTGCTGCATGACCACATTGCCTACAGGTTTGAAGTGCTTGAAGTGATTGGGAAAGGCTCCTTTGGGCAGGTCCTCAAATGTCTGGACCACAAGAACAACGAACTTGTAGCCATTAAGATGATACGCAATAAGAAAAG GTTTCATCACCAAGCGCTGGTTGAGCTGAAGATCCTGGATGTAATaaagaggaaagacaaagacaacCTCCACAATGTCATCCACATGAAGGAGTACTTCTACTTCCGCAACCACCTTTGCATCTCCTTCGAGCTTCTCGG GGTGAACTTGTACGAGCTcatcaaaaaaaacaacttccagGGCTTCAGTCTCGCTCTGATCCGTCGGTTCACCCATGCTCTTCTCAGGTGCCTGCAGATGCTGCACAGGGAGAAGATTATCCACTGTGACCTCAAACCG GAGAACATCCTTCTGTCTCAGAGAGGGCCGGGGAACATCAAGGTGGTTGACTTTGGATCAAGCTGCTATGAACAGCAAAGAG TGTACACCTACATCCAGAGTCGCTTCTACCGCTCTCCAGAGGTCATCCTGGGTCACCCCTACAGCATGGCCATTGACATGTGGAGTCTGGGCTGCATCCTTGCTGAACTCTACACAGGCTACCCTCTCTTCCCAGGAGAGAGTGAAGTAGAGCAGATAGCCTGCATAATGGAG GTTCTGGGAATGCCTCCGAATGATTTTGTCCAGTCGGCATCAAGGAGGAGGTTGTTCTTTG ACTCTAAAGGAAACCCCAGGAACATCACTAACAGCaaggggaagaagaggagaccCAACTCCAAGGAGCTGTCAGATGCTTTGAAAAGCAACGATGCTTTGTTCTTAGACTTCATCAAACGCTGCCTCAC ctggGATCCGACCAAGCGTATGACTCCTGATGAGGGGTTACAGCACGACTGGATCCTGGAAGGGAACTTCAACAAAGTCCGGCCAAGAGCCAGGACAACAGTGAAGAAGACCTCAGACAGTTCGACcagcacagaaaacagcagcgATCACGGCCTCCGCAAGCAAGCTAACAGCAAGCCCA TGGAAAGAGTCAGCTCAGAGAGCGTCAACGCTGacaagctgcagagagacagctCTTCAACAGGAACAAAGATGGCCCCCGCCGAGCGTCTGCGGCCCATCGGGGcctcagcagaggaggaggtgtgtgagaaCGGGGGCAAGCTGTCCACGGATACCAAGCAGCAAGAAGGAGGCGGAGAGAGGCCTGTTCACATCATCATCAAGCCTCAAGGGGAAGTGGGCACAGAGCGAAATGACAGCCAAGAAAAGTGTTTGCCCCCTATCATCTAA